Proteins encoded together in one Thermococcus gammatolerans EJ3 window:
- a CDS encoding glucodextranase DOMON-like domain-containing protein has translation MKKAGLFLAMLLMLSVAGFVSAHQITVDGSPTDWQADTSTQNVNTWHLYSNAGEWVWKDATGDVRTDIQDCNPCDPGDTDITEIRITSDQDYVYILVKFRDINKVGGYLEDETEPFGNSKRGLGLIITIDTDQQSNSGQTWLPKYSNTQVNSNAAWERAVFITTANDGWNYNKAHIYADYNEFDIYDPSWNDVGSHNSEAVIDADNDVIEMKLYKGDLGIQDLSSSTIRITVSTIVHDWSTGNAVIVGDQSNSNVVDVMTTESSTWDEVSDGYIDYYTDIDIFQVPFFSNLAVVLAFVLGVVLLFRRL, from the coding sequence ATGAAAAAAGCCGGATTGTTCTTGGCAATGCTCTTGATGTTGAGTGTGGCCGGGTTCGTCAGTGCTCATCAGATAACTGTGGACGGTTCGCCTACGGACTGGCAGGCGGACACTTCAACCCAGAACGTTAACACCTGGCATCTTTACAGCAACGCTGGCGAGTGGGTCTGGAAGGACGCAACGGGAGACGTTCGAACCGATATTCAAGATTGCAATCCATGTGATCCTGGGGATACTGATATAACTGAGATCAGGATTACCAGTGATCAGGATTATGTGTACATCTTGGTCAAGTTTAGGGACATAAATAAGGTAGGAGGGTATCTAGAGGATGAAACTGAGCCCTTTGGGAACTCCAAGAGAGGACTTGGACTGATAATAACGATAGACACCGACCAGCAATCAAATTCTGGGCAAACTTGGCTTCCAAAGTACTCGAACACCCAAGTTAACTCGAATGCAGCGTGGGAGAGAGCTGTTTTCATAACGACGGCAAACGATGGATGGAATTATAACAAAGCTCACATCTATGCTGATTACAATGAATTTGATATTTATGATCCTAGTTGGAACGATGTAGGAAGTCATAACTCCGAAGCAGTCATAGATGCAGATAATGACGTTATTGAGATGAAACTGTACAAAGGAGACTTGGGGATACAGGATTTGTCCAGTTCTACCATTAGAATAACTGTTTCAACAATAGTCCATGACTGGAGCACGGGTAATGCAGTCATTGTAGGGGATCAGAGTAATTCTAACGTTGTGGATGTAATGACAACGGAATCAAGCACTTGGGACGAGGTCAGTGATGGCTACATTGACTACTACACTGATATCGACATCTTCCAGGTGCCTTTCTTCAGCAACCTCGCGGTTGTTCTGGCGTTTGTCTTGGGTGTGGTGCTGCTCTTCAGGAGGCTCTGA
- a CDS encoding AAA family ATPase — MIIEKIRTEVKKAIVGMDDVVELMTIALLSNGHILLEGVPGLAKTTLSKNFAKSLNLAFTRVQMTPDLLPADIIGHSFYDMRTGEFKIRKGPIFTNILLVDEINRASPKTQSALLEAMEEKQVTIEGQTFRLPRPFLVIATRNPVEIEGVYDIPTAQADRFMMEIKVSYLSENHEKEMLRRKNLGLFDEAKPVVSKGELEKAAKEVRGVKVSDEIIDYIYSILRATREDERALLGASPRAGEHLLLAAKAKAYLENRSYVIPDDVKSLAVPVLSHRILIKPEYEMEGLTGEEVVREALNRVEVPTG; from the coding sequence ATGATAATCGAGAAGATTAGGACAGAGGTGAAAAAGGCCATAGTAGGCATGGACGACGTCGTCGAGCTCATGACGATAGCGCTCCTCTCAAACGGTCACATCCTCCTAGAGGGTGTCCCGGGGCTGGCAAAGACGACGCTGAGCAAGAACTTCGCGAAGAGCCTGAACTTGGCCTTTACAAGAGTACAGATGACACCCGATCTCCTCCCGGCGGACATAATAGGGCACAGCTTCTACGACATGAGGACGGGCGAGTTCAAAATAAGGAAGGGGCCGATATTCACGAACATTCTTCTAGTTGACGAAATAAACAGGGCCTCGCCGAAGACCCAGTCTGCCCTTCTTGAGGCCATGGAGGAAAAGCAGGTGACTATAGAGGGCCAGACCTTCAGACTCCCCAGGCCATTCCTTGTCATAGCCACCAGAAATCCCGTTGAAATTGAGGGGGTCTACGATATACCCACCGCGCAGGCGGACAGGTTTATGATGGAGATAAAGGTCTCCTACCTCAGCGAGAACCACGAGAAAGAGATGCTCAGAAGAAAGAACCTGGGACTGTTCGACGAGGCGAAGCCTGTAGTCTCCAAAGGAGAGCTCGAAAAGGCGGCAAAAGAAGTCAGGGGAGTTAAGGTCAGCGACGAGATAATAGACTACATCTACTCAATCCTGAGGGCAACGAGGGAAGACGAGAGGGCTCTCCTGGGGGCCTCGCCCAGGGCGGGAGAGCACCTCCTCCTAGCGGCCAAGGCGAAGGCCTATCTGGAAAACAGAAGTTACGTTATACCAGACGACGTTAAAAGCTTGGCCGTCCCGGTTCTCTCCCATAGGATTCTGATAAAGCCAGAATACGAAATGGAAGGCCTGACCGGAGAGGAAGTGGTCAGGGAAGCCCTCAACAGGGTAGAGGTGCCGACTGGATGA
- a CDS encoding glycosyltransferase family 4 protein: METLKIAFVYDVVYPWVKGGVERRIYELAKRLARDHEVHVYGYKHWEGKNEIERDGIHYHGLAPAPKRLYLLGKRNPLPMLRLASRLRRRIGEFRWYDIVDVQNLFYPGALALKSLPSTVITWHEFWGPYWWRYLGPGGLPGWLSERALFTAEHHISVSWKTKHDLLRAGLRKPVPVVPNGVDVEFIQAIPPDELESDVIFVGRLISEKGVDFLLKALVKVKEELPDVRAVIVGGGPERKRLERMAKGLGLEKNVLFTGFLPYKRVIALMKASKVFVLPSLREGFGMVALEAMACGLPVVTLNAPMNAARFLVEDGKNGFVVDESQLSDTLASLLFDKAFLKLIGRVSREISAEYDWDAVVRLLLDVYV, encoded by the coding sequence ATGGAGACGCTGAAGATAGCATTCGTCTACGACGTCGTTTACCCATGGGTCAAGGGAGGCGTTGAGAGGAGAATCTACGAGCTCGCCAAGAGGCTGGCTAGGGATCATGAGGTTCACGTTTATGGCTACAAGCACTGGGAGGGAAAGAACGAGATAGAGCGGGATGGGATTCACTATCACGGTCTTGCCCCCGCGCCAAAACGGCTCTACCTTCTCGGAAAGAGGAACCCCCTGCCCATGCTGCGCCTTGCATCCCGTCTGCGCCGTAGAATCGGGGAGTTTAGGTGGTATGACATCGTTGACGTCCAGAACCTCTTCTATCCGGGGGCCCTAGCGCTGAAAAGTCTTCCCAGCACTGTTATTACATGGCACGAGTTCTGGGGCCCTTACTGGTGGAGGTATCTTGGTCCCGGAGGTCTCCCAGGATGGCTCTCGGAGCGAGCTCTTTTTACGGCAGAACACCATATCTCCGTCTCATGGAAGACCAAGCACGACCTTCTCCGGGCCGGACTCAGGAAGCCCGTGCCCGTTGTTCCAAATGGCGTTGATGTTGAGTTCATACAGGCAATTCCGCCGGATGAGCTCGAGTCGGACGTCATATTCGTCGGCCGGCTGATCTCGGAGAAGGGCGTTGATTTTCTTCTGAAGGCGCTGGTGAAGGTAAAGGAGGAGCTCCCGGACGTTAGGGCCGTGATAGTTGGCGGCGGGCCGGAGAGAAAAAGACTGGAACGCATGGCAAAGGGTTTGGGCCTCGAAAAAAACGTTCTCTTTACGGGTTTTCTGCCTTACAAGAGGGTTATAGCTCTGATGAAGGCTTCCAAGGTCTTCGTTCTTCCGTCGCTGAGGGAGGGCTTTGGGATGGTGGCGCTTGAGGCAATGGCCTGTGGCCTGCCGGTAGTTACTCTTAACGCGCCGATGAACGCCGCGAGGTTTCTGGTTGAGGATGGGAAGAACGGTTTCGTCGTGGATGAGAGCCAGCTCTCAGATACTCTGGCGTCTCTGCTGTTTGACAAAGCTTTTTTAAAGCTGATTGGTCGGGTTAGCCGCGAGATTTCGGCGGAATACGACTGGGACGCCGTTGTAAGGCTACTCCTTGACGTGTACGTTTAG
- a CDS encoding DUF4350 domain-containing protein: protein MRKMVKYSILVIGTFILFTMPLTVPYFKSSSQYSMFNPDWDGISKFAALIYKEKKEPIPLLGPIDSYELSGGTLMIVGPDVDYTPEEIEAIKEFVEEGNTLFIADDFGTANEVLRGFNIPMGLSKYPLRDFFYEVDDRFLITAKITDPVLGRGVDKVITNDPSAIIVTRKGEVYTSGTAMINFHRRTYPILAMTRYGKGRIIVLADPDILSNNLFEENYPFLRNLINYIPGPVYIDESHHSDFNLYTQGTITIRRVLPKESAQKLLLLLGFLIIAYEFGALGYLGRPLRMVIEKIIGRRGSIEEVALELAEERGWDKKEVLEMLNSLGD, encoded by the coding sequence ATGAGGAAGATGGTAAAGTATTCAATCCTCGTAATAGGGACGTTCATCCTCTTCACGATGCCCCTAACGGTTCCATACTTCAAGAGCTCATCCCAGTACAGCATGTTCAACCCAGACTGGGACGGCATATCCAAGTTCGCGGCGTTGATATACAAGGAGAAAAAAGAGCCGATACCCCTGCTTGGGCCTATAGACTCATACGAGCTCTCGGGCGGAACCCTCATGATAGTCGGGCCCGACGTTGATTACACACCCGAGGAGATAGAGGCAATAAAAGAGTTCGTGGAGGAAGGGAACACCCTCTTCATAGCGGACGACTTTGGGACGGCCAACGAAGTGCTCAGGGGCTTCAACATACCGATGGGGCTCTCAAAGTACCCCCTAAGGGACTTCTTCTACGAGGTGGACGACCGCTTTCTGATAACCGCGAAGATAACGGACCCCGTACTTGGAAGGGGCGTTGATAAGGTGATAACCAACGACCCGTCGGCAATAATAGTCACCAGGAAGGGAGAGGTTTACACGAGCGGAACCGCCATGATAAATTTCCACAGAAGGACGTACCCGATTCTAGCCATGACGAGGTACGGAAAGGGCAGAATAATAGTCCTCGCAGATCCAGACATACTGAGCAACAACCTCTTCGAAGAAAACTACCCCTTCCTGAGGAACCTAATCAACTACATCCCCGGCCCGGTTTACATCGATGAGAGCCACCACAGCGACTTCAACCTTTACACCCAGGGGACGATAACGATAAGAAGGGTCCTCCCGAAGGAGAGTGCGCAGAAGCTCCTCCTTCTGCTGGGGTTCCTGATTATAGCCTATGAGTTCGGGGCGCTTGGATACCTGGGAAGACCCCTCAGGATGGTGATCGAAAAGATTATTGGAAGAAGGGGCTCCATTGAGGAGGTGGCCCTTGAGCTCGCAGAGGAGAGGGGATGGGATAAAAAGGAAGTGCTCGAAATGCTGAACAGTCTGGGTGATTGA
- a CDS encoding carbohydrate-binding protein, with the protein MTMRALAGVVAAMVILSLLPQNIIPGVSAYPSADGSPFDWVYDNVKALDGHDDLWHWYNDGDDYARDLIAFYYSENPDTVTMRIDLMELDVGEESNANWYILMDFAAGGQNALPDGLTDANGNTLSTGMAWDIAIAVYDSSNYNVYFPDWSVHNDVVKAVTLNAEYDFIDVELYKDKIPNFPSGGQVHFQVLSAKDFSSPYRVTDSMPDDIQYYFTSDDRVGTAKVVFVHHANQHIAYSESDVCGGEGTGYDDVIRTHLQYRVPLNLHLSGVLLENLIWNDYTCGADNFIQMIRYGVNSGLIGILTSAYGQQIMPFFPQDLNVKSLGMENALIWELFSYTPKVAWVPERVWETKLSDGDPYNGVKSDPWDYFAATNPANGLPYAEAVVLDANTHGTGKDANGNPINPYKIYELPNGKLKIFFIDDWLKDTIYSSNDWDSDSWTSIKKHWLDFALSPDQEQIDVYADDLEKAAGVAGWPTNPQDYFYAVRYVAAHPWIRAVKLDDVLSWSSGEGGRFWGDGGDYWPVAGTYREIGGTNGYGGTGDVNGDGTPDRNAWYKDWAINYYPYNCPKSAGTLWWEVYQELENLKNVGVDNNLVDLAWTTLMANLYETGWHDGLGGSLSGWEKEISSHLRHALPYAYGAWWLSNTNKPLLAYWKNVDEDNDNEIVVQNDRLYAVLDPIGGRVGWLFDSNGHVVIGNSMALWSGTEGDYNDGNHVWGLSDAYDGGTYEHSYYQLEILEDGTNGRILVRTKSPGGFVKYIELRKGWSYLKVTYRDVSRRIYVKTGFSPGLSDLLRNGKKNIERVWLYDGKVAGYYNRETDTLGAYVLPGPVSFNRGEDWRTLTVADEIKLESDGTFYIYAGPWNASVFGELLSEPLRGSVSFSPERPSAGDTVTIYYNASGGPLEGATSLTLHWGHDGWKDVTDTPMQYSNGVWKVAIETQGSWGSLDFVFTNGSVWDNDGWRDYHIYLSPPSVPASVSDLLTGDECSWGSYLPAPNSGEVKDGEYVWHDANGDVHSTKNYPHPEDNYDIESVRVRADRDYVYFSIRLSDLASIGEFGAPLIAIPISVGTGTNHTIPYDGSLSYSPGWDYWVVVDLSKAGFPDTEILGSPAVEVYDSSFSKLAGDYYAIASKTNSVIQVAIPRELLGNPSSLGFNVLVFLGDSRGGALDPGSPKVVDLMSPSSTDGELSDGSIDYAADVDLTAVLFFGYSPLIVGALLVVLAFAFKRH; encoded by the coding sequence ATGACAATGAGGGCTTTAGCGGGTGTTGTAGCTGCCATGGTGATCCTCTCACTTCTACCTCAGAATATAATCCCGGGCGTCTCAGCATACCCATCCGCCGACGGGAGTCCTTTTGACTGGGTCTACGACAACGTAAAGGCCCTCGATGGCCACGACGACCTCTGGCACTGGTACAACGACGGGGACGACTATGCGAGGGATCTAATAGCTTTCTACTACTCCGAGAACCCCGACACGGTAACCATGAGGATAGACCTCATGGAGCTTGACGTGGGTGAAGAGTCCAATGCCAACTGGTACATCCTCATGGACTTCGCCGCCGGCGGCCAGAATGCACTCCCCGACGGTTTAACCGATGCGAATGGGAATACCCTCAGCACTGGCATGGCCTGGGATATAGCCATAGCAGTGTACGATTCCTCTAACTACAACGTCTACTTCCCGGACTGGAGCGTCCACAACGATGTCGTTAAGGCCGTAACCCTGAACGCCGAGTACGACTTCATCGATGTCGAGCTGTACAAGGATAAGATACCGAACTTCCCGTCAGGGGGGCAGGTTCACTTCCAGGTTCTCTCTGCCAAGGACTTTTCCAGCCCGTACCGGGTCACTGACTCGATGCCCGACGACATCCAGTACTATTTCACCAGCGATGACCGGGTGGGGACGGCCAAGGTCGTCTTTGTGCACCACGCGAACCAGCACATTGCGTACAGTGAGTCTGACGTCTGCGGGGGCGAGGGTACGGGTTACGACGACGTTATAAGGACGCACCTCCAGTACCGTGTTCCCCTTAACCTGCACCTCAGCGGTGTTCTTCTTGAGAACCTGATATGGAACGACTACACCTGCGGGGCCGATAACTTCATCCAGATGATTAGATACGGGGTGAACTCGGGCCTTATAGGCATACTCACCTCTGCCTACGGTCAGCAGATAATGCCCTTCTTCCCGCAGGATCTCAACGTTAAGAGCCTCGGCATGGAGAACGCGCTCATATGGGAACTGTTCTCGTACACTCCCAAGGTTGCGTGGGTGCCGGAGAGGGTCTGGGAGACCAAGCTCAGTGATGGTGATCCCTACAACGGCGTTAAGAGCGACCCGTGGGATTATTTTGCGGCCACGAATCCAGCCAACGGTCTGCCTTACGCCGAGGCGGTTGTATTGGATGCCAACACTCATGGAACGGGCAAGGATGCCAATGGAAACCCCATCAATCCCTACAAGATATACGAACTTCCAAATGGCAAGCTGAAGATATTCTTCATAGACGACTGGCTTAAGGACACCATATACAGTTCGAATGATTGGGATTCCGATAGCTGGACGAGTATCAAGAAACACTGGCTTGATTTCGCTTTGAGCCCCGACCAGGAGCAGATAGACGTCTACGCGGACGACCTTGAGAAGGCCGCTGGTGTTGCTGGGTGGCCAACCAATCCTCAGGATTACTTTTATGCCGTGAGGTATGTTGCGGCTCATCCTTGGATCCGGGCCGTTAAGCTTGATGACGTTCTCTCGTGGAGCTCCGGTGAGGGTGGCCGTTTCTGGGGCGATGGTGGTGACTACTGGCCGGTTGCGGGAACGTACAGGGAGATAGGGGGGACCAATGGATACGGTGGCACGGGCGATGTGAACGGCGATGGAACTCCTGATAGAAACGCTTGGTACAAGGACTGGGCCATCAACTATTACCCCTACAACTGCCCTAAGTCTGCAGGTACCCTGTGGTGGGAGGTTTACCAGGAGCTTGAGAACCTGAAGAATGTGGGGGTTGACAACAACCTCGTTGACCTCGCCTGGACGACGCTGATGGCGAACCTCTACGAGACCGGCTGGCATGACGGGCTTGGTGGGTCGCTGAGCGGCTGGGAGAAGGAAATTAGCTCCCACCTCAGGCACGCCCTCCCCTATGCCTACGGGGCATGGTGGTTGAGCAACACCAACAAGCCCCTTCTGGCCTATTGGAAAAACGTTGATGAGGACAACGACAACGAGATCGTTGTCCAGAACGACAGACTTTATGCAGTCCTCGATCCCATCGGAGGCAGGGTAGGGTGGCTCTTTGATTCGAACGGGCACGTTGTCATCGGCAACTCTATGGCGCTCTGGAGCGGCACGGAGGGCGACTACAACGACGGCAACCACGTCTGGGGCCTTAGCGATGCCTACGATGGTGGAACTTACGAGCACAGCTATTACCAGCTTGAGATCCTGGAAGACGGAACTAACGGAAGGATTCTAGTCCGGACAAAGAGTCCGGGAGGGTTTGTTAAGTACATTGAGCTCAGAAAAGGCTGGAGCTACCTCAAGGTCACATACAGGGACGTCAGCAGGAGGATATACGTGAAGACCGGCTTCTCACCGGGGCTGAGCGATCTGCTGAGGAACGGGAAGAAGAACATCGAGCGCGTCTGGCTCTACGATGGAAAGGTTGCAGGCTACTACAACAGGGAAACGGACACTCTTGGGGCGTACGTCCTTCCGGGGCCAGTCTCATTCAACCGGGGCGAGGACTGGAGAACTCTCACAGTTGCTGACGAGATAAAGCTTGAGTCGGACGGGACTTTCTACATCTACGCCGGCCCGTGGAACGCCTCAGTCTTTGGAGAGCTTTTGAGCGAGCCACTTAGAGGCAGTGTTTCATTCTCACCTGAGCGTCCTTCGGCTGGAGATACTGTGACGATATACTACAACGCCAGTGGCGGGCCCCTTGAAGGAGCCACTTCCTTAACTCTTCACTGGGGCCACGACGGCTGGAAGGACGTCACCGATACGCCCATGCAGTACTCGAACGGCGTCTGGAAGGTTGCCATTGAGACGCAGGGCTCCTGGGGCTCCCTTGACTTCGTCTTTACCAATGGCAGCGTCTGGGACAACGACGGTTGGAGGGACTACCACATATACCTAAGTCCTCCCAGCGTTCCGGCAAGCGTCTCCGATCTTTTAACAGGCGATGAGTGCAGCTGGGGCTCGTACCTTCCCGCACCAAACAGTGGTGAAGTAAAGGACGGAGAATACGTCTGGCACGATGCCAATGGGGACGTTCACTCGACGAAAAACTATCCCCATCCTGAGGACAACTACGACATCGAGAGCGTAAGGGTCAGGGCCGATAGGGACTACGTTTACTTCTCAATCAGGCTCTCGGATTTGGCTTCCATTGGAGAGTTTGGGGCTCCTCTCATCGCAATCCCGATAAGCGTCGGCACTGGGACTAACCACACCATTCCATACGACGGCTCTCTGAGCTATTCCCCCGGCTGGGACTACTGGGTGGTCGTTGATCTCTCCAAGGCAGGCTTTCCAGATACTGAGATACTTGGTTCTCCTGCGGTGGAGGTTTATGATTCCTCATTCTCCAAGCTGGCTGGGGACTACTACGCTATAGCCTCCAAAACCAATAGCGTGATCCAGGTGGCGATTCCCAGGGAACTCCTCGGCAACCCATCGAGCTTGGGCTTTAACGTCCTGGTCTTCCTTGGAGACAGCAGGGGAGGTGCCCTCGATCCCGGCTCACCGAAGGTAGTTGACCTCATGAGCCCGTCATCAACTGACGGGGAACTCAGCGACGGTAGCATAGACTATGCGGCAGACGTTGACCTGACTGCCGTGCTCTTCTTTGGATATTCCCCCTTGATAGTGGGGGCTTTACTGGTCGTTTTGGCCTTTGCTTTCAAGCGCCACTGA
- a CDS encoding DUF58 domain-containing protein, whose protein sequence is MKTADFLLGLAGVLLAGAILLQSPSLAGIASAIMAYYASVRLSFKGGGKAVLTLPERTTELEWTKIPVEVESRFEIPGRIVVNVRNPDVEVEEFSMEIKPGENSKTALRIKPLKKGMLDVEIEAFFMDKSGLFMKKIDVEGIKPIAVLPSPRKVAEARRVREKPNAFAELLHALGIGSESLDFEELREFLPGDDVKRIDWKATSRVLRPIVRVFKRETLADVYVLVNVDESFRREIRNVKTDYLTLITAQLITYFARHGHRVGIVAYSDHEISKVIRNVYEPRKALSELDLKPKPGKPQLRPSYLRGNNIIRRILRLKARSPLSGIEKAASAVPESSYVVILDDIGLHPWAIMSAVNMLEEKGSKVAVLYPNPIRFIPKESVRPENLESLYLAYRERKELLRKIRSRVKVVELSPRDLLPRVVKAL, encoded by the coding sequence ATGAAGACCGCCGATTTCCTCCTCGGCCTCGCGGGGGTTCTCCTGGCTGGAGCGATCCTTCTTCAAAGCCCCTCACTGGCCGGAATCGCCTCGGCGATAATGGCCTACTACGCCTCGGTCAGGCTGTCCTTCAAGGGCGGCGGAAAGGCCGTATTAACCCTCCCCGAGAGAACTACGGAACTCGAGTGGACCAAGATCCCGGTCGAGGTAGAGTCGAGGTTCGAGATCCCTGGTAGAATTGTCGTAAACGTCAGGAACCCGGACGTAGAGGTCGAAGAATTCTCCATGGAGATAAAGCCCGGAGAGAACTCAAAAACCGCCCTCAGGATAAAGCCTTTGAAGAAAGGAATGCTTGACGTGGAAATTGAGGCGTTCTTTATGGACAAATCGGGCCTGTTCATGAAAAAGATAGACGTCGAAGGGATCAAACCCATAGCTGTTCTCCCCTCGCCGAGGAAAGTTGCGGAGGCACGGAGGGTAAGGGAGAAACCAAACGCCTTCGCTGAGCTGCTCCACGCCCTCGGCATAGGCAGCGAGAGCCTCGATTTCGAAGAACTCAGGGAGTTTCTGCCCGGTGATGACGTCAAGAGGATCGACTGGAAGGCCACTTCAAGGGTTCTCAGGCCGATAGTGAGGGTCTTCAAGAGGGAGACCCTGGCGGACGTCTACGTCCTCGTCAACGTGGACGAGTCCTTCAGGAGGGAGATAAGGAACGTAAAGACTGATTATTTAACGCTCATAACAGCCCAGCTTATAACCTACTTTGCCCGCCACGGCCACAGGGTCGGAATAGTTGCTTACAGCGACCACGAAATTTCCAAGGTAATTAGAAACGTTTACGAACCCAGGAAAGCGCTCTCGGAGCTCGACCTAAAGCCCAAACCGGGGAAGCCCCAGCTGAGGCCATCTTACCTGAGGGGGAACAACATCATCAGGAGGATCCTGCGCCTCAAAGCCAGGAGCCCCCTCTCGGGCATCGAGAAGGCGGCCAGCGCGGTCCCCGAAAGCTCGTACGTTGTCATTCTCGATGATATTGGCCTCCATCCCTGGGCGATAATGAGCGCCGTTAACATGCTGGAGGAGAAGGGTTCCAAGGTTGCAGTCCTCTACCCAAACCCAATAAGGTTCATCCCAAAGGAAAGCGTTAGACCGGAGAACCTGGAATCCCTTTATCTGGCCTACAGGGAAAGGAAAGAACTGCTGAGAAAGATCAGGAGCAGGGTAAAAGTCGTGGAGCTCTCACCGAGGGATCTGTTGCCTAGGGTGGTGAAGGCCCTATGA
- a CDS encoding exosortase/archaeosortase family protein produces MKLKPVKIRTFEGLVVIITTAVFLLYRTPFTLYAGLLYALTLYASERKALPRDPGLDPQTILGILLVLLSPVFLVVKLGKYPSPSTFVMLFLLGLQLVFFRIKGLEMPLAVAAGGAAVALSSKTGLIRKVIDITSGLFVDVTSILVKGLVELSGIPIKINKNIAVVGKAIVIIGSGCSGFDAFVIYILASLLLIYMRKSSRREAALLLLGAVGIIPLNALRIFILLVIGYYTGVSFLELFHSHLGDLMFVAYVFLYWWWVTGRKKRTSVALESKGQNDQ; encoded by the coding sequence GTGAAATTGAAACCGGTAAAAATCAGGACGTTTGAGGGGCTCGTCGTGATCATCACGACGGCAGTTTTCCTTCTTTACAGGACTCCGTTCACGCTCTACGCCGGCCTGCTTTACGCCCTAACCCTCTACGCCTCGGAGAGAAAGGCCCTCCCAAGGGATCCCGGGCTCGACCCCCAGACGATCCTCGGGATTTTGCTCGTTCTACTCTCACCGGTGTTCCTCGTAGTTAAGCTGGGAAAGTATCCCAGCCCCTCGACCTTCGTCATGCTCTTCCTTCTGGGCCTCCAGCTAGTTTTCTTCAGGATAAAAGGCCTTGAGATGCCCCTGGCCGTGGCGGCTGGCGGAGCTGCCGTAGCGCTCTCATCCAAGACTGGATTAATCAGAAAGGTGATAGACATAACAAGCGGACTCTTCGTGGACGTCACCTCGATACTGGTCAAGGGGCTGGTAGAGCTCTCCGGGATTCCGATAAAGATCAACAAAAACATCGCAGTTGTGGGAAAGGCCATCGTGATAATCGGCTCGGGCTGTTCCGGCTTTGACGCCTTCGTCATCTACATCCTGGCCTCCTTGCTTCTGATCTACATGAGGAAATCCTCCAGAAGGGAGGCGGCCCTTCTGCTCCTCGGGGCGGTAGGAATCATCCCGCTCAACGCCCTGAGGATATTCATCCTCCTGGTCATCGGCTACTACACAGGGGTTTCGTTTCTGGAACTGTTCCACTCCCACCTGGGGGATCTCATGTTCGTCGCCTACGTGTTCCTCTACTGGTGGTGGGTTACGGGAAGAAAAAAGAGAACATCAGTGGCGCTTGAAAGCAAAGGCCAAAACGACCAGTAA
- a CDS encoding DUF1616 domain-containing protein, with protein sequence MEEPKGIWKYWDLLIIIGLSLILDVLIFYAPNSLARKGLGLAFVLFFPGYVFITALFPERKELDNLERLALSFGLSIAIVPLIGLGLNYTPWGIRLIPILVSLTIFNVALALIAIYRRSKAFEPWIPWITLERIKGELEWESSSRLDKALTGILIIAIITSIGTLTYVITHPKPGEAFTEFYILGPGGKASDYPTELKVGQEGKVIIGIVNHEGRNVTYYVQIWLVNLTWENQTNTTTIYEMYPLPGWFNVTLPNVPINIEGNWTPQFETNYTFSIKRPGDWQVWFLLFKDNQPKLPPAPPDGNYAETETRNLILKAINGTIQSLKLNVHVKE encoded by the coding sequence ATGGAAGAGCCCAAGGGCATCTGGAAGTACTGGGACCTTCTCATAATCATAGGGCTTTCACTCATCCTTGACGTCCTCATATTCTACGCCCCGAACAGTTTGGCGAGAAAGGGCCTCGGCTTGGCCTTCGTCCTCTTCTTCCCGGGCTATGTCTTCATAACCGCCCTCTTTCCCGAAAGAAAGGAGCTTGACAACCTTGAGAGATTGGCGTTAAGCTTCGGCCTGAGCATAGCGATAGTCCCTCTAATAGGCCTCGGTCTGAACTACACCCCCTGGGGCATAAGGCTCATCCCTATCCTCGTCAGCTTAACCATCTTCAACGTAGCCCTTGCGCTCATAGCAATATACCGCCGCTCAAAGGCCTTCGAGCCCTGGATCCCCTGGATAACTCTCGAAAGGATAAAGGGGGAGCTGGAATGGGAAAGCTCAAGTAGGCTCGACAAGGCCTTAACGGGGATCCTGATAATCGCGATCATAACCTCAATAGGAACCCTAACCTACGTTATAACCCACCCGAAGCCCGGAGAGGCTTTCACGGAGTTCTACATCCTCGGGCCGGGTGGGAAGGCCTCAGATTACCCCACAGAGCTCAAAGTCGGCCAGGAGGGGAAGGTTATAATAGGCATCGTCAACCACGAGGGTAGGAACGTTACCTACTACGTCCAGATATGGCTGGTCAACCTGACGTGGGAGAACCAAACGAACACAACAACGATCTACGAGATGTATCCCCTGCCGGGCTGGTTCAACGTGACCCTGCCGAACGTTCCGATCAACATAGAAGGCAACTGGACGCCCCAGTTCGAGACGAACTACACCTTCAGCATCAAGAGACCCGGTGACTGGCAAGTCTGGTTCCTCCTCTTCAAGGACAACCAACCAAAACTTCCGCCCGCACCCCCGGACGGCAACTACGCCGAAACCGAGACAAGGAACCTGATACTGAAGGCCATCAACGGGACGATACAGAGCCTGAAGCTAAACGTACACGTCAAGGAGTAG